A part of Aspergillus oryzae RIB40 DNA, chromosome 7 genomic DNA contains:
- a CDS encoding Zn(II)2Cys6 transcription factor domain-containing protein (predicted protein): MESRTATAEPSSKRPRSPSGDFPPIASKVPKTHSNHLQINYLARQYPDNLPLVSIDDTMPAIIHLIGEYDGVLHRHESIAGNLGACPLGPILIKRFERLFDGPPRVLKSHGKDSPNITWLDVVEFAKNKPEQFNLEKTRNGVRVCQFYTKQCRVEISEEDFVLIASGMPQKMIPPQPIIEDEEKELGALEILEKNLQQIIQVADQGEFPGKAMCISAGANRSPRLVSARARQLNHRLKNRRTAIVTRRENDLSLHSQSQSQSQSQQQQQQHRSISPVWRDANGSQHPLNGSSHSNTGSPSTGFVAVNTGRPGGEPTTEDNALSQQFMFSHSNTDNVTIINGTSIKGASPTTRAELMKKFFTTQDRQSRSYEEGTGSQNRQSSRPRPRASDATEYNMYTPTAATVAIPNTPSSLLPPPKSHHHEKDDGGPFKMEMVARMEELQRGERILPPCDRCRRLHMDCLKNLTACMGCTKKHAKCSWKDVKAEELQESREPREPREPRPDPMARERPESLTPKESLPTTTAPAPMAPSISSVPTPPSAAVVPEIDRHREIEYNVRRESAPTAGPIPGTPLGKEPSPRRAMSEIRGGSLSHDRHIGINRNTNPAAEDDDPDANQRLMQAILDTVDHHARAAAAAKEGGQPMTEREREQERDRDRKLVKA; the protein is encoded by the coding sequence ATGGAGTCCAGGACAGCGACGGCAGAGCCGTCTAGCAAGCGACCTCGATCGCCGTCCGGCGATTTCCCTCCCATCGCTTCTAAAGTCCCCAAAACACATTCGAACCACCTGCAGATCAACTACTTGGCGCGTCAGTATCCGGATAATCTCCCACTGGTCTCCATCGATGATACGATGCCCGCGATCATACACCTGATCGGTGAATATGACGGAGTTCTCCATCGCCACGAGAGTATCGCTGGAAATTTGGGTGCATGCCCTTTGGGACCCATTCTGATCAAACGCTTTGAGCGCCTTTTCGATGGCCCTCCCCGCGTGCTCAAATCGCACGGCAAAGACTCTCCCAACATCACCTGGCTGGACGTAGTGGAGTTCGCCAAGAACAAGCCTGAGCAGTTCAATCTGGAGAAGACCCGCAATGGTGTGCGAGTCTGTCAATTCTACACCAAGCAGTGTCGGGTGGAGATCAGCGAAGAAGACTTCGTGCTGATTGCGTCGGGAATGCCGCAGAAAATGATCCCCCCGCAGCCGATtatcgaggatgaggagaaggagtTAGGCGCGTTAGAGATTTTGGAGAAAAACCTCCAACAGATTATTCAGGTCGCAGACCAAGGTGAGTTTCCAGGCAAAGCGATGTGTATATCTGCCGGTGCTAACCGCTCGCCTCGTCTAGTGTCCGCGCGAGCGAGACAACTTAATCATCGTCTCAAAAACCGAAGAACAGCGATTGTCACCCGCCGAGAGAATGATCTATCTCTTCATTCGCAGTCGCAGTCGCAGTCGCAGtcgcagcagcaacagcaacagcatcGCTCCATCAGCCCTGTTTGGCGCGACGCCAATGGAAGTCAGCATCCGCTGAACGGCAGCAGTCACTCGAACACCGGGTCTCCCTCCACCGGCTTCGTTGCGGTTAACACCGGCCGGCCCGGTGGGGAACCTACAACTGAAGATAATGCGCTGTCTCAACAATTCATGTTCTCGCACTCCAACACAGATAATGTCACCATTATCAATGGGACCTCCATCAAAGGCGCATCTCCGACAACGCGCGCGGAGCTGATGAAGAAGTTCTTCACTACCCAAGACCGACAATCTCGCAGCTATGAAGAAGGAACTGGGTCTCAAAACCGCCAGTCATCCcggccacggccacgggCGTCGGATGCGACAGAGTACAATATGTACACCCCCACCGCGGCCACAGTTGCCATCCCCAACACGCCATCATCGCTACTTCCTCCGCCCAAGTCCCACCACCATGAGAAGGACGACGGCGGCCCGttcaagatggagatggttgCCCGCATGGAGGAGCTGCAACGCGGCGAACGCATACTGCCCCCATGTGATCGGTGTCGTCGCCTCCACATGGATTGCTTGAAGAACCTTACAGCATGCATGGGCTGCACGAAAAAGCATGCCAAGTGTTCTTGGAAGGATGTCAAAGCGGAGGAGCTACAGGAGTCCCGTGAGCCCCGTGAGCCCCGTGAGCCACGCCCTGATCCAATGGCACGGGAGCGACCGGAGAGTTTGACCCCGAAAGAGTCCTTGCCGACGACCACAGCACCGGCACCGATGGCGCCATCTATATCTTCCGTGCCCACGCCCCCTTCAGCTGCAGTGGTGCCCGAAATCGATCGTCACCGAGAGATTGAGTACAACGTGCGCAGGGAGTCCGCTCCGACAGCGGGCCCCATACCTGGGACTCCACTCGGCAAGGAGCCGTCGCCCCGCCGGGCGATGAGTGAGATCCGAGGCGGCTCCTTAAGTCATGACCGGCATATCGGTATCAACCGCAATACCAACCCAGCcgccgaggatgatgaccCAGATGCCAACCAACGGCTGATGCAGGCGATCCTCGACACGGTTGACCACCACGCGCGGGCCGCAGCCGCGGCGAAAGAGGGCGGACAACCGATGACTGAGCGTGAACGCGAGCAAGAACGAGACCGAGACCGGAAACTGGTGAAAGCTtag
- a CDS encoding uncharacterized protein (predicted protein) yields MVPTYPSLDDKHSNENATDQANQVNEGRELFAHYIWNAAIVVAEGVEDTYYSRTEPQPEKSNSHELWHVEGESVLELGAGAALPSLICALANAAKVVATDHPASPALTGPIAFNMSSNLPDPSTAQVSIYPHEWGVFTAPFAQENKGAFTRIIAADCFWQKSQHESLARSMAWFLAPGGRVWVVSEPHLGRAVVVGFFETVLALGFEIEVVFERDLMSYIESGVEVRRE; encoded by the exons ATGGTGCCCACGTACCCGAGCCTAGATGATAAACATTCAAACGAGAATGCTACAGATCAAGCAAATCAGGTCAACGAAGGCCGCGAGCTATTTGCCCATTACATATGGAATGCAGCCATAGTAGTGGCCGAAGGCGTCGAAGACACATATTACAGCCGCACGGAGCCACAGCCCGAGAAATCAAATTCGCATGAACTATGGCATGTAGAAGGCGAGAGTGTACTGGAGCTAGGCGCCG GCGCCGCTCTCCCTTCACTCATCTGCGCACTGGCCAACGCAGCCAAAGTCGTAGCAACAGACCATCCAGCCTCACCCGCCCTCACAGGCCCAATCGCCTTCAACATGTCCTCCAATCTCCCAGACCCATCCACCGCGCAGGTCTCTATCTACCCGCACGAATGGGGCGTGTTCACCGCCCCCTTCGCCCAGGAAAACAAGGGCGCCTTTACCCGCATCATCGCGGCAGATTGCTTCTGGCAGAAGTCGCAGCATGAGAGTCTCGCGCGTTCGATGGCGTGGTTCCTTGCTCCTGGTGGGAGAGTCTGGGTGGTGTCTGAGCCGCATTTGGGTCGTGCGGTTGTGGTGGGCTTTTTTGAGACGGTTTTGGCATTGGGGTTTGAGATTGAGGTGGTCTTTGAGAGGGATTTGATGTCTTATATTGAGTCGGGGGTTGAGGTGAGGAGGGAATGA
- a CDS encoding uncharacterized protein (translation elongation factor EF-1 alpha/Tu), translating to MHDLTRGALTSIGINVETNTTRAFALEISPTATIFYLLTLKLCYSTYLITSILKNLFVSFRELQEPIFNRHDAVSQPLNFYFTSSVAKPFLACNREKPHITAVFLGHLDHGKSTTADQLIYQYGRVSGNPIAEYGSMLSLSSDLLCAGARPHDNHSPQEAGPSYKYGWVIEKLRAERKRGITIDISLCTFETPKFVVTVIDAPGHRDYIKNTITGASQADCAILVTSATNGEFEAGVDQGGQSRQHLVLAYTLGVRQLIVAVNKMDTPRYTDDCLNEIVKETSDFIKKIGYNPKAVAFVPISGLYGDNLVEESQNMPWFKGWTSETKYGVLKGKTLLDAIDALVTPSHRNATNKPLGLPIRDVKEVPDIGTVLVGHWNYYACMELTTAPTNITAEVVSIERNDEELHAGHAGEHVSVHIIEVEEEILPGYVAGDPNNDPPASVASFSAQVIILSHSGEISPGYTATVDCLTAHIPCRLSRILHKKDRRTGRPTEQSPDSIKVGDCAIVEMVSTKPMCVEPYSKNPCLGRFIIRK from the exons ATGCACGACCTCACTAGAGGGGCCTTGACCTCGATCGGCATCAATGTCGAGACCAACACCACTAGGGCATTTGCCCTCGAAATTTCCCCCACTGCTACAATCTTCTATCTTTTGACCCTGAA GCTCTGTTATAGTACATACCTTATAACAAGCATCCTTAAGAATCTGTTCGTATCTTTCAGAGAACTACAAGAACCCATTTTTAACCGCCACGATGCCGTAAGTCAGCCTCTCAACTTTTACTTCACCTCGTCTGTTGCTAAGCCATTCCTCGCCTGCAATAGGGAAAAGCCTCACATCACCGCCGTCTTTCTCGGCCACCTCGATCACGGCAAGTCCACTACCGCTG ATCAACTGATCTACCAGTATGGCAGGGTCAGCGGAAATCCCATCGCGGAGTACGGAAGTATGCTTTCTCTGTCTTCAGATCTCTTGTGTGCGGGTGCTAGGCCACATGATAACCATTCCCCACAGGAAGCTGGTCCCTCGTACAAGTACGGATGGGTCATTGAGAAGTTGAGGGCTGAACGTAAGCGTGGGATTACTATTGACATCTCCCTCTGCACCTTCGAGACCCCTAAATTTGTGGTCACCGTCATTG ACGCTCCTGGCCATCGTGACTATATCAAGAATACGATCACCGGTGCCTCTCAGGCCGACTGCGCGATCCTCGTCACTTCTGCTACCAATGGTGAGTTTGAGGCCGGTGTGGATCAAGGTGGCCAAAGTCGTCAACACCTTGTACTTGCATATACTCTAGGGGTCCGCCAGCTTATTGTTGCCGTGAATAAGATGGATACACCTAGGTATACCGATGACTGCCTCAATGAGATTGTCAAGGAGACCTCCGATTTCATAAAAAAGATCGGCTATAATCCTAAGGCAGTGGCCTTCGTCCCTATCTCTGGCCTTTACGGTGATAATCTAGTGGAGGAGTCTCAGAATATGCCCTGGTTCAAGGGCTGGACAAGTGAGACCAAGTACGGCGTTCTGAAGGGCAAAACCTTGCTTGATGCCATCGACGCCTTGGTAACCCCGTCGCACCGCAACGCTACTAATAAGCCCTTAGGTCTACCCATCCGGGATGTTAAAGAGGTACCCGACATCGGTACTGTGCTGGTCGGCC ACTGGAACTATTACGCCTGCATGGAGCTAACCACCGCCCCGACCAATATCACTGCTGAAGTGGTATCTATCGAGCGTAATGACGAGGAGCTCCATGCAGGTCATGCAGGTGAACACGTCAGCGTTCATATCAtagaggttgaggaggagatcctCCCCGGCTATGTCGCTGGTGACCCTAACAATGACCCCCCGGCGAGTGTTGCCTCCTTCAGTGCCCAAGTTATCATTCTGAGCCACTCTGGCGAGATCAGTCCTGGCTATACCGCGACTGTAGACTGCCTTACTGCCCATATTCCCTGTAGGCTCTCGAGGATCCTGCACAAGAAGGACCGCCGTACTGGCAGGCCGACCGAACAGTCACCTGATTCTATCAAGGTGGGTGACTGCGCCATTGTCGAGATGGTTTCCACCAAGCCCATGTGCGTTGAGCCCTACAGCAAAAACCCCTGTCTTGGACGCTTCATTATTCGTAAATAG
- a CDS encoding uncharacterized protein (protocatechuate 3,4-dioxygenase beta subunit): MDPSQVKIPPMKDLTVDNITENVIRINSLCEDERMKYVLERLVSHLHDFARETRLSSQEWMTGLMFLTEVGKICSDVRQEFILLSDILGLSILVDSIDHPKPPGSTEGTVLGPFHTHEAEVMPHGDSMSHDPKGEPLLVVCTLKDTNGNPISDVKIDIWETDSTGHYDVQYADRNGPDGRCIMRSDDSGVFWFKAITPVPYPIPHDGPVGKLLKKLHRHPFRPSHMHFMFEKEGYDHLITIKII, translated from the exons ATGGATCCCTCACAGGTTAAAATCCCACCCATGAAGGACCTGACGGTCGACAACATTACGGAAAATGTCATCCGCATTAACTCGCTGTGCGAGGATGAGCGCATGAAATATGTTCTCGAACGACTGGTTTCGCATTTACATGATTTCGCCCGCGAAACGAGACTCAGTTCTCAGGAATGGATGACAGGGTTAATGTTCCTTACGGAGGTGGGGAAGATTTGTTCGGATGTGCGACAG GAATTCATCCTTCTCTCCGACATCCTCGGACTCTCAATCCTCGTCGACTCAATCGACCACCCCAAACCCCCCGGCTCGACCGAAGGTACAGTCCTCGGCCCCTTCCACACGCACGAAGCCGAAGTGATGCCCCACGGTGACAGCATGTCCCACGACCCCAAAGGCGAGCCGCTCCTCGTCGTCTGCACGCTCAAAGATACCAACGGCAACCCCATCTCCGACGTGAAGATCGATATCTGGGAGACGGACTCCACGGGCCACTATGACGTGCAGTATGCGGATCGGAACGGCCCCGATGGCCGCTGTATCATGCGCAGTGATGACTCCGGCGTGTTTTGGTTTAAGGCGATTACGCCGGTGCCGTATCCGATTCCGCATGATGGGCCGGTCGggaagttgttgaagaagttgcaTCGCCATCCGTTTAGGCCGAGTCATATGCATTTTATgtttgagaaggaggggtATGATCATTTGATTAC TATCAAGATAATATGA
- a CDS encoding CCAAT displacement transcription factor COY1 (transcription factor/CCAAT displacement protein CDP1), translated as MKDGSLVLSDGSGGRQTKCIDLSNTIAKLDSTASDIVAQQRDALVQRKDLAQKTKDFRKLDDATKLAEFKGLLKAYQSFIDVLTNQGKASSNAFLQLYSSLSEAPDPYPLLEASVDSLVHSEETVPKLTSERNQLQSNVDRLTSQLDDAEKRLEEERTARKKLEDNQESKIKEIESSWSAVLSEKSNNWTAKEKSLEEKVENQERLIKELKASYEVSQRLGQEESSGDGHQQGGATAAELELVSADLEKTSIRLAEVEARNEQLRLELAQVVSHSQPEQTTSVEEDPAYLRLQSENSSLLRKLDAARFDRESERHSWEAKISQSERHGAKVAAERDELRTRLDKVADYEDIRRELEMIKSIEFSAGDDDDARDSTDDAAIAANGTSKAGAKNSLEQLLMSRNKKLTDELTILRVSHRDLQGQLETLREDLSTTKEELEKSQKLSTTLENDLLRVQEEAANAFPSSAMSVAGTYTSRHPYSSRRGGTSPTSSIISGFDHSSGSSNTMDAIRAGEPVGGGSGLLPMIQAQRDRFKKKNAELEEELSKMYNSVKSLRQEVSSLQKDNLSLYEKTRYVSTYNRGQGGSSSASAYGNKPSAFSVHLSADTPSGLSLDRYQSAYEAQISPFAAFKGRESVRAYKRMSLPERVVFSLTRIILANRTSRNLFAGYCFAIHILLFAMLYMMSTMEIEKHSASLGAAAVAGGAGNIHSSGQQLNGDDWQQEGFHNGR; from the exons ATGAAGGATGGCTCGTTGGTGTTATCCGATGGATCAGGCGGAAGGCAGACAAAAT GTATTGACCTGTCCAATACGATCGCGAAGTTAGATTCGACTGCCTCCGACATTGTCGCTCAGCAGCGCGATGCCCTCGTTCAAAGGAAGGATCTCgcccagaagacgaaggatTTCCGAAAGCTGGATGACGCGACCAAGCTGGCGGAATTCAAGGGCCTGTTGAAAG CGTACCAAAGCTTTATCGACGTCTTGACGAACCAGGGGAAAGCCTCTTCCAACGCTTTCCTACAGCTATACTCTTCCTTGTCAGAGGCCCCTGACCCTTATCCGCTCCTTGAGGCATCCGTCGACTCCCTCGTTCATTCCGAAGAAACCGTACCGAAATTAACCTCCGAACGGAACCAACTACAGAGCAACGTGGACCGCCTTACCTCTCAATTAGATGATGCTGAAAAGCGACTCGAAGAAGAACGGACCGCAagaaagaagttggaggatAACCAGGAATCAAAGATCAAAGAGATTGAGTCTTCTTGGTCAGCCGTTTTGTCGGAGAAATCGAACAATTGGACcgccaaggagaagagcttggaagagaaggtagagAACCAAGAACGCTTGATCAAGGAACTCAAAGCGAGCTATGAGGTCTCACAACGGCTGGGCCAAGAAGAGAGTAGTGGTGATGGCCACCAACAAGGAGGGGCTACCGCTGCGGAACTGGAGCTGGTGTCAGCCGATCTCGAAAAGACTAGTATTAGGCTGGCAGAAGTAGAGGCAAGGAATGAGCAATTGAGACTTGAGCTGGCTCAAGTTGTCTCGCATTCGCAGCCAGAGCAGACAACATCCGTTGAAGAAGACCCCGCATACCTTCGCCTTCAATCGGAGAACTCTTCCCTATTACGCAAGTTGGATGCAGCACGTTTTGACAGAGAGTCTGAACGGCATTCTTGGGAGGCCAAGATATCGCAATCCGAGAGGCATGGCGCCAAAGTTGCCGCTGAGAGAGATGAGTTACGAACGAGGTTGGACAAGGTCGCGGATTATGAAGATATCCGCCGCGAGCTGGAGATGATAAAA TCTATCGAATTTTCTgccggtgacgatgatgatgcccgAGACTCCACGGATGATGCCGCGATCGCCGCCAATGGCACCTCCAAGGCTGGTGCAAAGAACAGTTTAGAGCAGCTTCTGATGTCTAGAAACAAGAAGCTCACGGACGAACTCACCATTTTACGGGTATCACACCGGGACCTCCAGGGCCAACTCGAGACTCTGCGTGAAGACCTGTCGACGACTAAGGAGGAGCTTGAAAAGTCCCAGAAACTCTCTACTACTCTTGAGAATGATCTCCTTCGGGTGCAGGAAGAGGCAGCGAATGCCTTCCCATCATCTGCGATGTCCGTTGCAGGCACGTACACATCAAGGCACCCCTACTCCTCTCGCCGGGGAGGTACGTCGCcgacatcatcaatcatCTCGGGCTTTGACCActcttctgggtcttccaACACCATGGATGCCATTCGAGCAGGAGAACCTGTTGGGGGTGGCTCAGGCTTATTGCCGATGATCCAGGCACAGCGAGACCGGTttaagaagaagaatgcggagttggaggaggagctctCAAAAATGTACAACTCAGTAAAGTCGCTTCGGCAGGAagtttcttctcttcagaaGGATAATCTCAGTCTGTATGAAAAGACTCGGTATGTATCAACATACAACCGTGGCCAGGGGGGCTCCTCCTCTGCAAGTGCCTACGGGAACAAGCCGAGCGCATTCTCTGTCCATCTGTCTGCGGACACACCATCGGGACTCTCACTTGATCGCTACCAATCTGCCTACGAGGCCCAGATTTCGCCGTTTGCTGCTTTCAAGGGCCGGGAATCTGTACGGGCATATAAACGCATGAGCCTCCCTGAGCGGGTTGTCTTCTCTCTTACCCGAATAATCCTGGCTAATCGGACTAGCCGGAACCTATTCGCCGGGTATTGCTTCGCCATCCATATTCTTCTGTTCGCTATGTTATACATGATGAGCACGATGGAAATTGAGAAGCACAGCGCAAGCTtaggtgctgctgctgtggctgGTGGAGCTGGCAACATCCATAGTAGCGGCCAGCAATTAAACGGGGACGACTGGCAACAAGAGGGATTCCATAATGGCAGATAG
- a CDS encoding uncharacterized protein (predicted protein), translating into MGQLLRNSPILRSAIESLLLAYKRHTWLMIRGIGHSVLRELNHWVQETCPNPDKPEDMADLARKCYEERKRNGGVFHMLNEATKQGIMSSKVSEQLCNPLYKIRKHITMCLNLIDARMSLTEDFKHGAVVKPVRVPARHLDRTEWRFSFDSITTHIFRSESEKQTFYGHVDLFHDHEPATREKKSIHWL; encoded by the exons ATGGGCCAGTTACTACGAAACTCTCCAATCCTCAGGTCGGCCATTGAATCATTGCTCCTAGCGTATAAGAGACACACATGGCTAATGATTAGAGGAATAGGTCACAGCGTTCTCCGAGAGTTGAACCACTGGGTTCAGGAAACATGCCCCAATCCTGATAAGCCGGAGGATATGGCGGACCTGGCGAGGAAGTGCTACGAGGAACGCAAAAGAAACGGTGGAGTGTTCCATATGCTGAACGAAGCTACCAAGCAGGGCATTATGTCTTCCAAAGTGTCTGAGCAGTTATGTAACCCGCTTTACAAGATCCGGAAACATATTACTATGTGCTTAAACTTGATCGATGCGAGAATGTCGCTCACGGAGGACTTCAAGCATGGTGCCGTGGTGAAACCAGTTCGTGTCCCTGCCCGACACCTTGACAGAACTGAATGGAGATTTTCCTTTGATAGCATTACAACTCATATATTCCGGAGTGAAAGTGAGAAGCAGACATTTTACGGCCACGTTGATCTTTTCCATGACCATGAG CCCGCTACtcgagaaaagaaatccatACATTGGCTGTAG
- a CDS encoding nucleic acid/nucleotide deaminase domain-containing protein (predicted protein) — MPMAMCELLLKSANSIRQDLHREIKVYNVPPGERMKIPLVRKKLNLDDIAHRMFSDSQRSKQLSQVLERFVPAPSKLIERLKYYQENVLTQIHPELRLVDYFDKSNRVQYFDKYDRYIATSKPSCYLCSQYMSHRLNYHLRKCDPNDIDLHWRLPDIQAAESSAHFKEQTDILRKITERVRRDVESFVLDRCSESNESLMDDDISQSFSLSSETTTKSEDLSYGEADECPTPYRFPLGTEGDKPSGCDQYAGGEDEDEDEEDEVVFRGRQGAIFIT, encoded by the coding sequence ATGCCTATGGCAATGTGTGAGCTGCTTCTCAAATCAGCAAATTCCATACGTCAGGATCTTCACAGGGAGATTAAGGTCTACAACGTACCTCCTGGAGAGCGCATGAAGATCCCTCTTGTCAGAAAGAAGCTAAATCTTGATGATATAGCCCATCGGATGTTTTCCGATAGTCAACGCTCCAAGCAGCTCAGTCAAGTATTAGAGCGATTCGTGCCTGCGCCCAGCAAGCTTATCGAACGGCTTAAATACTACCAAGAAAATGTTCTTACCCAAATTCATCCGGAGCTTCGCCTTGTGGACTATTTTGATAAGAGTAATCGGGTGCAATATTTCGACAAGTACGACAGATATATTGCCACTAGCAAACCGTCTTGCTACCTCTGCAGTCAATATATGTCACATCGCCTCAACTACCACTTGCGAAAATGCGATCCAAACGATATTGACCTCCACTGGCGCTTGCCTGACATCCAAGCTGCCGAAAGCAGCGCACATTTTAAAGAACAGACGGATATACTGCGCAAAATTACGGAGCGCGTTCGCAGAGATGTTGAGAGTTTTGTACTGGATCGTTGCTCCGAGAGTAATGAGTCATTGATGGACGATGATATATCACAGTCGTTTAGCCTTTCCTCTGAGACTACCACGAAATCGGAGGACCTATCTTATGGCGAAGCTGATGAATGTCCTACTCCTTATAGATTTCCATTAGGTACCGAAGGTGACAAGCCTTCTGGTTGTGACCAATATGCTGgaggtgaagatgaagatgaagatgaagaggacgaagtGGTTTTCAGGGGAAGGCAGGGAGCCATTTTCATTACCTGA
- a CDS encoding uncharacterized protein (predicted protein) codes for MAQRPASSPYVCHRPRELRRLYEPLSLLCALQEQMVEQKDIEVVDVGGVGGILHHRRDFLNALVQLAAFEQGCDLAITAGYDHDSVVIAVAGSPDVSDQVIRFLKRLLDMVTGALHAGLCAETWNRDLLKISNYVTGLHNENSFAVSSDPKGMTMASLWFGICN; via the exons ATGGCGCAACGTCCGGCCTCTTCGCCCTATGTCTGTCATAGACCACGAGAACTCCGGCGGCTCTATGAACCTCTATCCTTACTATGTGCATTACAGGAGCAGATGGTAGAGCAGAAGGATATCGAGGTAGTTGATGTTGGCGGGGTGGGAGGAATCTTACATCACCGCCGCGATTTTCTCAATGCGCTCGTTCAACTTGCAGCGTTTGAGCAAGGGTGCGACTTGGCGATCACAGCAGGATACGACCACGATAGTGTAGTTATCGCCGTCGCAGGCAGCCCGGACGTCAGTGACCAGGTTATTCGATTTCTAAAAAGACTACTAGACATGGTCACAGGTGCTCTCCATGCAGGCTTATGTGCTGAAACGTGGAATAGAGACCTTTTGAAAATCTCAAATTACGTGACGGGATTGCACAATGAGAATAGCTTCGCAGT GTCCAGCGACCCGAAAGGCATGACAATGGCTTCCCTATGGTTTGGAATCTGTAACTAA
- a CDS encoding double-stranded RNA binding motif domain-containing protein (predicted protein) — translation MAYKDFPNTGNCRRNKVLSQLPSLANPLVLKMSPAAHQIDDCYTIADFEIGKRLFTTHMAVQLVVASPEGREIGSLSQLDALITGYDFEEAIATLVKAGLDVPRTNLVCDETYEDVLYKIIGRTRLGDSKESFPTLLGQLPLLDLSTDGVDLTVTATTQRVANGLNLSPPGSEADNWKYTCRLWEDAQGTGEEPKVTEACISNFPTRFRITIQYCGVEASGEGRNKKTARHLAARRVCERLNLRLSFSIV, via the exons ATGGCCTATAAAGACTTCCCCAATACTGGAAACTGTCGTCGCAACAAGGTATTATCGCAGCTTCCAAGTCTGGCCAACCCATTAGTCCTGAAAATGTCTCCTGCGGCTCACCAGATCGATGACTGCTACACTATCGCCG ATTTCGAGATTGGCAAGCGGCTGTTTACAACTCATATGGCCGTGCAGTTAGTCGTGGCCTCACCTGAAGGTAGAGAAATTGGCTCCCTG TCCCAGTTAGACGCCCTGATCACTGGGTATGACTTTGAAGAAGCTATTGCCACCTTGGTAAAagctggcttggatgttCCCCGAACGAATTTGGTTTGTGATGAGACCTATGAGGACGTCCTCTATAAAATCATAGGACGTACCAGACTAGGTGACTCGAAAGAATCCTTTCCCACATTGTTGGGGCAACTCCCGTTGTTGGATCTATCAACTGATGGGGTAGACCTCACGGTCACTGCCACCACTCAACGGGTAGCGAATGGGCTTAACCTTAGTCCCCCAGGTTCAGAGGCCGACAATTGGAAGTATACATGTCGTTTGTGGGAGGATGCACAGGGAACGGGAGAAGAGCCAAAGGTAACGGAAGCATGCATTAGCAACTTTCCAACTAGGTTTCGGATCACGATTCAGTATTGTGGTGTGGAAGCCTCTggtgaaggaagaaacaagaaaacagCGCGCCATCTCGCGGCTAGACGTGTTTGTGAAAGGCTCAACCTACGGCTATCCTT